The Clostridium cylindrosporum DSM 605 genome includes the window CCTGAATCAGGGGATTCTGAAAGAATCTCAAGCTGTGGAATTTTATCTATATCCTCTCTTCTAACCTCTGTATGTCTTGAATGAGGTACGTAGAATATATCATCAAATCCTCTAACTAACTTACTATTGTTATTTAAAACATTATGCTCAAATACCCCAAAACATTTTTCATCTAGATTATATTTTGGTACACCATAGTGATAATATAGCCCTGCTTGTGATCCCCAACATATATGGAATGTTGAAAACACATTTATCTTCGTATAATCCATTATCTTTTTTAACTCTTCCCAATATGTTACATCTTCAAAATCAAGTGTCTCAACAGGTGCACCTGTAATAATCATTCCATCAAATCTTTCATTCTTTATATCATCGAAGGTCTTATAAAAACTAAATAAATGTTCCTTAGATGTATTTTTTGATTCATGGCTTGCCATATGAAGTAGAGTTATTTCGGTTTGTATTGGTATATTACTTAATAACCTCAAAAGTTGTATTTCTGTTTGAATCTTTTTAGGCATTAGATTAAGTATTGCTATTTTAATAGGTCGTATATCTTGAGTATGTGCTCTTCCCTCACACATAACAAATATATTTTCGTTTTCTAATACTTCCTTTGCAGGTAAATTCTTAGGTATAATAATTGGCATTTTCAGTCCCCCCTTATATAGTACTTAATGCCTCATTAAAGTCATTAGTAATAAACTGCATAT containing:
- the metA gene encoding homoserine O-acetyltransferase MetA, whose amino-acid sequence is MPIIIPKNLPAKEVLENENIFVMCEGRAHTQDIRPIKIAILNLMPKKIQTEIQLLRLLSNIPIQTEITLLHMASHESKNTSKEHLFSFYKTFDDIKNERFDGMIITGAPVETLDFEDVTYWEELKKIMDYTKINVFSTFHICWGSQAGLYYHYGVPKYNLDEKCFGVFEHNVLNNNSKLVRGFDDIFYVPHSRHTEVRREDIDKIPQLEILSESPDSGVYIVASRDGKQIFVSGHAEYDPCSLKIEYDRDVAKGMDIKLPKNYFRNDDPNEEPIVRWKSHATLLFTNWLNYFVYQETPFDYVFDI